A window of Sorex araneus isolate mSorAra2 chromosome 3, mSorAra2.pri, whole genome shotgun sequence genomic DNA:
CACTCACCAGACGACTTTTGAAtcaggggcccctcccccacccgaccCTCCACCCCGCAGCTCCGCCTCGAAGCCCCTCGCGGGCTCCCAAGTTCTCCCCCACCGCCCTTTCTCAGTCAGCAGACCCGGTGGTCCAGAAACCAACCGCGGTggcccctgctccctggggcACCGCTGACCTGCCAAAGCCTCGTCCCCTCCGGGGGGTGCCgaggccccctgccctccctctgccccgcGGAGACGCAGGGCgctttccccttctccttttAGGCGCTGCCGTAAGCCCCTGCAGTTCGGAAGCAGCTCGTGGTCGAGACCAGTTAGAGAGGATTCGTCATCAGCGGCGAGGCTCCGGCGCACCCAAAATGAGGGGGGGAAACAgctctgcccgccccctccccttccccagtccCCTCTCCCGACGCAGGGACAAGAAACAGTCTCAGGAGCAGCGGCGCAGGTGTGGGTGCCAGGCAACTGGTGAGCGCCGCGCGCCGCAGGAACGCAGCTGCGCCCAGGGCGCGCAAAGGCGGCCGAGGTCTCCGAGCGGATCTCGGCGTCCTGGCGCCGCGCGTCGGCTcttgggcctggggagggggtgcgaGGGCGCAGGCCCGGTCGAGACGCGTCCCCGGCACGCGGGCAAGGATGGCCCCACATCCTCCCTCAGGAGGGGGTGTGGAGTGAGCCaggcagcccccagggccccggggcgggtCGGTCAGAGCAGCAGAGTCCCGGCGGGGACGGAGTCTTTGGGGGGCTTGGCCCAGGACACGTAATCAGTCTGCAGCCCCGAGCTCGGTCTCTGGGCCCCGGCCAAGCCCGAGTTCCCCCGGGGGTACCGGCAACGCGGGACTTCGATCGCTCTCAGCACAGAGAGCCAACCTCGGGAGTCCCTCGGAAGCTTATACCGCGGGGCGCTGAGCTCCCCGCAGCTGCGCGTCGTAGTGCTCCAGCCAGGAGCGCAGCTCGGAGACCTGGTACCCGTCAGGGCCGCGGCCGCCCTGGTACACGATGGTGCCGCTCTGGATGACGTACAGGCGCTCAAAGTAGGCGCCGTACGCCGAGCTGCTGGAGTTGGCCATCGTGTCCAGGACGAGCGCGCAGCTGGGCGCGCCCTGCTGTAGCATGCGCGCCGCGCTCACGCGCTCCTCCAGGCTTCGGTGCTGCGGGATGCTGTACGGGGAGTCGGTGGTGACCCAGCCGTCGGAGGGGTGCGCCTCCTCGATGTAGATGATCAGGAAGTCGACGTCGCGCTGGTACTTGGTGACCAGGCGCTGGAAGGCGCTCATGCGCGCCATGAACGGCGGTCAGGTGCAGCTGCCGAAATTGAGCACCAGCGGGCGGCTCCCTCGGGCGTAGTCGAGGATGTGCTGGCTCAGGAAGCCGTCGGGCAGGACCACCTCGGAGTTGGGCGCCGGCCCGCCCTCGTGCGCCTGCTTGAAGAAATCCAGCTTCTGGCCGTGCCACACGGCCTTCAGCGACGCCAGGGTGCACAGGCGGTTGTCGTCGGACACGCAGAGCGGGGGGTCCTCGGGGGCCACCTCCTCGCCGTCGCTGTTGACCTCCGCCTCGGGCTCGGGCGGCCCGTGGCGGCTGCGGCCCAGGAAATGCTTGCGGATGCACAGGAAGTCCAGCAGCCAGAGCATGCAGGCCGTGCCCAGGAAGCGCGGGAAGAGCACGAGGCACGAGGCCGTCTGGGCGCAGAGCCGCAGGGAGTGAAGCAACAGGGAGCGGAGCATGGTGACGGCCgcccccgagacccccggggACCCGCTGCCTTCTCGCCACACCAGGCGCCGGGCGGCCTGTCGAGGCATCTGGACTTGGCCGTGCGGGGAGCTCGATTTATAGCCGAGGCTTCAATGGGAGGCCGACTCCACCTCCGGCCGGGCCCGCCCCCTTGCAACTTGAGCCCGGAGGGCTCCCCCAGCGGCGCGGCCAATGCCCTAGAAAtagcgggccgggggcggggccggggcggggccggggcggggtgcGGACCCGGAGCGCGCGGTCCTGCGGTCGGCGGCGGGGACGGGGTGCGGGCCCCGGGCCCCACGGCTCGCGCGAtcgcgccgcgcgccccgcgccccggcccgcgccgcgCTCGCCGCGCACCTGAGCGGAGCTCCCCGgcggccgccgcgccgcgccggagCTCCGGTTCGC
This region includes:
- the DIO3 gene encoding thyroxine 5-deiodinase, with product MPRQAARRLVWREGSGSPGVSGAAVTMLRSLLLHSLRLCAQTASCLVLFPRFLGTACMLWLLDFLCIRKHFLGRSRHGPPEPEAEVNSDGEEVAPEDPPLCVSDDNRLCTLASLKAVWHGQKLDFFKQAHEGGPAPNSEVVLPDGFLSQHILDYARGSRPLVLNFGSCTUPPFMARMSAFQRLVTKYQRDVDFLIIYIEEAHPSDGWVTTDSPYSIPQHRSLEERVSAARMLQQGAPSCALVLDTMANSSSSAYGAYFERLYVIQSGTIVYQGGRGPDGYQVSELRSWLEHYDAQLRGAQRPAV